The following proteins come from a genomic window of Flavobacteriales bacterium:
- a CDS encoding PKD domain-containing protein, with product MKNWILTLILVFVTMLLKAQCVTNVNLNTWSKRGPSSAGNWAVSSGGTSVSQSINGSPTFFVNPQDLINVEITGRFGVSSSAGDDDFIGFVVGYKEPSGTGSNYDFILFDWKKNINQNAPARTMLYDVNGNSTNTNFWAHTATAPGVFNLLQNNSSYPGWVHGVTYNFTCLYTSSRIVVKIENDTVADVSGCFEPGKFGFYNLSQGGVNYSNFSYRSVSDFSIANDSICIGNSIAQNEVDLDIFCYDNSVSNPYNTIRWEMGDGTVFNDSTEFSYSYTTAGSYNIELYTEDLGGCIDSITKTINVFDPNVSAGQDITICTNGTVPISATPTAIAPLSYSWNSGETTNAIAPNTSGQYIVEITDAAGCTNTDTMNLTIHEVPQAAPAALAVCLNDQTSMTDNSTIGTGSITGWQWDFGDGNNSNSQNPTHTYANDGTYTVQLTVTSDQNCTNTQSIAYTVNELPVSNAGLDSLLNCSRTSIILDGSASDNGANYSHQWSTSNGNIVSGGTTLTPTIDLTGTYVITTTNTTTNCVTSDSLMITIDSIAPISNAGLDTVITCIPNVNLDGSGSSTGSNYQYLWSTTNGAINTGSTSTTPNVTAVGKYYLLVTDNNNGCTTMDSVNVGIDTIAPNSNAGLDTLLTCSYPTINLMGENSSTGSQYTYSWTTSDGNIVSGGTTQAPSIDAVGTYFITVLNTINNCSSTDSVNIGIDTIVPVSNAGTDSIVTCLIPEIVLDGSQSSSGNYSYLWNTVDGQIVNNATTTAPTIGLGGYYYLTVTNNYNGCTAIDSVLILEDLTANVSILSSNTPVDTIIGEPILPVDFSWIGDPGTVEWTLGDNNYSTDSSFTHNYTLRGNYTAYIKLTDNEGCIAYDTVYVQVGARDIIFPNVFTPNGDGVNEIFSFRGEKIKTFECLIYNRWGQVIYQWDAPVGGWDGRSFSGKEHPNGTYYYFLKAINNDGTKIEQQGNFMLMR from the coding sequence ATGAAAAATTGGATTTTAACTCTTATCCTAGTTTTTGTTACAATGTTACTTAAAGCCCAATGTGTAACAAATGTCAATTTAAATACTTGGTCAAAACGCGGCCCATCTTCTGCAGGAAACTGGGCTGTTTCTAGTGGAGGTACTTCGGTATCACAATCGATCAATGGTTCACCTACATTTTTTGTGAATCCTCAGGATTTAATTAATGTTGAAATCACAGGTCGTTTTGGCGTTTCTTCAAGTGCTGGAGATGATGATTTTATAGGCTTTGTTGTTGGCTATAAAGAACCTTCAGGAACTGGATCAAACTACGATTTTATCTTATTCGATTGGAAGAAAAACATCAATCAAAACGCACCTGCGCGTACCATGTTGTATGATGTGAATGGGAATTCAACAAATACCAACTTTTGGGCGCATACAGCGACTGCTCCAGGTGTTTTCAACCTTTTACAAAATAATTCATCTTATCCTGGATGGGTTCACGGTGTGACTTATAACTTCACTTGTTTATATACTTCCTCTAGAATCGTTGTTAAAATAGAAAACGATACCGTAGCTGATGTTAGTGGATGCTTTGAGCCAGGGAAATTTGGCTTCTACAACCTATCACAAGGTGGTGTAAACTACTCTAACTTTTCTTATCGATCTGTAAGTGATTTCTCTATCGCTAATGACTCTATTTGTATTGGAAACTCTATCGCTCAAAATGAAGTTGATTTAGATATTTTTTGTTATGACAATAGTGTAAGCAATCCATACAATACAATTAGATGGGAAATGGGAGATGGAACTGTTTTCAATGATAGTACTGAATTTTCGTATAGTTATACAACAGCAGGTAGTTACAACATCGAATTATATACTGAAGATTTAGGTGGATGTATTGACTCCATTACTAAAACAATCAACGTATTTGACCCTAATGTTTCTGCTGGGCAAGACATCACGATTTGTACTAATGGCACAGTTCCTATTAGTGCCACACCTACCGCTATTGCTCCATTAAGCTATTCGTGGAATTCAGGAGAAACAACCAATGCGATCGCACCTAACACAAGTGGTCAATATATTGTAGAAATTACTGATGCAGCTGGTTGTACCAATACCGACACTATGAACTTAACGATACACGAAGTGCCTCAAGCTGCTCCAGCTGCCCTTGCTGTATGTTTAAACGATCAAACAAGTATGACAGACAATAGTACTATTGGTACAGGAAGTATTACAGGATGGCAGTGGGATTTTGGAGATGGTAACAACTCCAATTCACAAAACCCAACACATACTTATGCTAATGATGGTACTTATACAGTACAATTGACTGTGACCTCTGACCAGAACTGTACAAATACACAATCTATAGCATATACCGTTAATGAATTACCAGTCAGTAACGCTGGACTGGATTCCTTGTTAAACTGCTCTAGAACTTCAATTATTTTAGATGGTTCAGCATCAGATAATGGAGCCAATTATAGCCATCAATGGAGTACTTCTAATGGAAATATTGTATCTGGAGGAACGACATTAACGCCTACAATTGATTTAACAGGAACCTATGTGATTACTACCACGAATACTACAACAAATTGTGTTACATCGGATAGCCTTATGATTACAATAGATTCGATAGCTCCTATTAGTAATGCTGGACTAGACACGGTTATTACTTGTATTCCAAATGTTAACTTAGATGGATCTGGATCTTCTACAGGTAGTAATTATCAATACCTTTGGTCGACTACAAATGGAGCAATTAATACGGGAAGTACCTCTACAACTCCAAATGTGACAGCAGTTGGAAAATATTACCTATTAGTTACAGACAATAATAATGGATGTACGACTATGGATTCTGTTAATGTTGGCATTGATACCATTGCTCCAAATTCAAATGCAGGCTTGGATACCCTTCTAACGTGTAGTTACCCTACAATTAACCTTATGGGGGAAAATTCTTCTACAGGAAGTCAATACACTTATTCTTGGACAACCTCTGATGGAAACATTGTTTCAGGAGGAACAACTCAAGCCCCATCAATAGATGCTGTAGGAACCTATTTTATTACAGTATTAAATACGATTAATAATTGCTCTTCTACAGATTCTGTAAATATTGGAATTGATACTATTGTTCCTGTAAGTAATGCTGGTACTGACTCTATTGTAACTTGCTTGATTCCTGAAATAGTACTAGATGGAAGTCAATCATCTTCTGGGAACTATAGCTATCTTTGGAATACAGTTGATGGCCAAATTGTAAATAATGCTACAACAACAGCTCCTACAATTGGGCTTGGAGGTTATTATTACCTTACAGTAACCAATAATTACAATGGCTGTACAGCAATAGATAGTGTACTTATCTTAGAAGACTTAACTGCTAATGTTTCCATTTTATCATCAAACACACCAGTTGATACCATTATTGGTGAACCGATTTTACCTGTTGATTTTTCTTGGATTGGAGATCCTGGAACTGTAGAATGGACATTAGGAGATAATAACTATTCAACTGATAGTTCATTTACACATAACTATACTTTAAGAGGCAATTACACTGCTTACATTAAACTTACAGACAATGAGGGATGTATCGCTTATGATACTGTTTATGTACAAGTTGGTGCAAGAGACATTATTTTCCCTAATGTTTTTACGCCTAATGGAGATGGGGTAAACGAAATTTTTTCGTTTAGAGGTGAGAAAATCAAAACTTTTGAATGTTTAATTTATAATCGATGGGGACAAGTTATTTATCAATGGGACGCTCCTGTTGGCGGCTGGGATGGTAGAAGTTTTTCAGGGAAAGAACATCCTAATGGAACTTATTACTATTTCTTAAAAGCTATCAATAATGATGGTACAAAAATAGAACAGCAAGGTAATTTTATGCTAATGAGATAG
- the bcp gene encoding thioredoxin-dependent thiol peroxidase, with amino-acid sequence MLKVGDKAPNFISVDENGEPIQLADYSDKKLILYFYPKDSTPGCTLEAQNLRDNYELLKSKGYEVVGVSADSQKRHQNFIAKQCLPFKLIADEEKAVINAYECWGPKKFMGREFEGIYRKTFVIENGIIIKLIEKVKTKVHTEQILEA; translated from the coding sequence ATGTTAAAAGTTGGAGATAAAGCCCCTAATTTTATTAGTGTTGATGAAAACGGAGAACCTATTCAATTAGCTGATTATTCGGATAAAAAATTAATTTTATATTTTTATCCAAAGGACAGTACTCCTGGTTGCACACTTGAGGCTCAAAATTTAAGAGATAATTATGAGCTATTAAAAAGCAAAGGGTATGAGGTCGTAGGTGTAAGTGCCGATAGTCAGAAAAGACACCAGAACTTTATTGCAAAGCAATGTTTACCATTTAAGTTAATAGCTGACGAAGAAAAAGCAGTGATTAATGCTTATGAATGTTGGGGACCCAAAAAGTTTATGGGAAGAGAGTTTGAGGGGATTTACCGAAAAACTTTTGTAATTGAAAATGGGATCATTATTAAACTCATTGAAAAAGTTAAAACTAAAGTACACACAGAACAAATTTTAGAAGCTTAA
- a CDS encoding DUF4097 family beta strand repeat-containing protein: MTRIILFIINCLLFANILANTKDDFEDSKTIKKVVKSSEDFELEIENKHGNIKIENWDKDSVSVEVYIKVESSNLDRLSTILDNIDIDFNAFNDYLGVSTEWNDIGKGFKNDVLKLFGEQSVKVAYTIKAPDYISVDITNKYGNVSFGNFNGKIKLNVSHGDINLRTVSKLKSIKLKYGKLKAKKIEKGDIYARFAKIRIDEVDHVDFDCASSELEIEKADRVLIKSVSDDIEIEKANSVQINASFTDIEIEELNTLLKGNIKHGNLDVDLLNSAFTEVTLNGQSTDIELNFNEDVSFDYFVQLEKGEAFIIPSAGNKLKADNLFDHIHQYEGSFAKTNYKDNAPKIRVIAKNSYIQFDIE, from the coding sequence ATGACACGAATTATACTATTTATTATTAATTGTTTGCTATTCGCTAACATTTTGGCCAATACCAAAGACGATTTTGAAGATTCCAAAACAATCAAAAAAGTGGTTAAATCTAGTGAAGATTTTGAGCTGGAAATAGAAAATAAACATGGGAATATCAAAATTGAAAACTGGGATAAAGACAGTGTTTCAGTTGAGGTCTATATCAAAGTAGAATCCTCAAACCTAGATCGACTTTCAACTATTTTAGACAATATTGATATTGATTTCAATGCTTTTAATGATTACTTAGGGGTCTCAACCGAATGGAATGATATTGGTAAAGGATTTAAAAACGATGTATTAAAGCTGTTTGGAGAACAGTCTGTAAAAGTAGCTTATACAATAAAAGCTCCTGATTATATCTCTGTTGACATAACCAATAAATATGGGAATGTTTCTTTTGGTAATTTTAATGGAAAAATAAAACTTAATGTTTCTCATGGAGATATTAATCTTAGAACTGTTTCTAAACTAAAATCTATTAAATTAAAGTACGGAAAATTAAAAGCCAAAAAAATAGAAAAAGGTGATATTTATGCACGTTTTGCTAAAATTAGAATTGATGAAGTAGATCATGTTGACTTTGATTGTGCATCCAGTGAACTTGAAATTGAAAAAGCAGATCGAGTACTCATCAAATCTGTTTCTGATGATATTGAAATTGAAAAAGCAAACAGCGTTCAAATCAATGCCTCTTTTACAGATATCGAAATTGAAGAACTAAATACTTTACTGAAAGGTAATATTAAGCATGGTAACTTGGATGTGGATCTATTAAACAGCGCTTTTACTGAAGTTACGCTAAACGGTCAAAGTACTGATATTGAGCTCAACTTTAATGAAGACGTTTCTTTTGATTATTTTGTTCAACTAGAAAAAGGAGAAGCATTTATTATTCCCTCAGCTGGAAACAAGCTAAAAGCTGATAATTTATTTGATCATATTCATCAATACGAGGGCTCCTTTGCTAAAACCAATTATAAGGATAACGCACCTAAGATTAGAGTAATCGCAAAAAATAGCTATATACAATTTGACATTGAATAA
- a CDS encoding DUF2807 domain-containing protein: MMKKIVFIISTTLLVASCSKIKKESSGSIVTEERIIGNFNTVELIDNIDVFYTQDSIQSLKVEAGEHLIDYIKTDIVNNKLVIYEANNDILNTKRIRVYISNDSINAAKIEGSGNFNGNDMNCSHFDLALIGSGDVNINATLSNYNITLSGSGNINSTGSSHHQQIEVKGSGNVGGKHFYTNNATVLLSGSGNITLQTGISLIATLTGSGNIYYYGNPSSVTTSVTGSGTIVHQN, encoded by the coding sequence ATGATGAAAAAAATAGTTTTTATAATATCTACAACTTTACTTGTAGCCAGCTGTTCAAAAATCAAAAAAGAATCTTCAGGAAGTATCGTTACTGAAGAGCGAATAATAGGAAATTTCAATACGGTTGAATTAATTGATAATATTGATGTTTTTTACACTCAAGATTCTATCCAATCATTGAAAGTTGAAGCTGGCGAGCATCTTATAGATTATATCAAAACAGATATTGTCAATAATAAACTTGTAATTTACGAAGCGAATAATGATATCTTAAATACGAAAAGAATAAGAGTTTATATCTCTAATGATAGTATTAACGCTGCTAAAATTGAAGGAAGTGGCAACTTTAATGGAAACGACATGAATTGTTCTCATTTTGATCTCGCTTTAATTGGCTCTGGAGACGTTAACATTAATGCTACTTTATCTAATTATAACATTACGCTCTCGGGCTCTGGAAATATAAACTCTACAGGAAGCAGTCACCATCAACAAATAGAAGTTAAGGGAAGTGGAAATGTAGGAGGGAAACATTTTTATACGAATAACGCTACTGTTCTATTAAGTGGGAGTGGTAACATCACCTTACAAACAGGTATCAGCCTAATTGCCACTCTTACTGGTTCTGGAAACATATACTATTATGGAAATCCATCTTCTGTAACCACCTCTGTTACGGGGAGTGGAACTATTGTTCACCAAAATTAA
- a CDS encoding RNA polymerase sigma factor — MNSFIKITPELIEDCKSGNQYAYNQVYYGCAKGVFNSIIRIVNHREEAEDILQETFISAFKNIENFRNESSLFGWIKKIAINKSLNSLKKKQLQWSETSIENLNIEEEEDEWDHVKLSVNEIAQQLNNLPNGYRLIISLYLFEGYSHKEIAQELGISESTSRTQYVRGKKKLRALLNTVAL, encoded by the coding sequence GTGAACTCCTTTATCAAAATAACACCTGAATTAATCGAAGATTGCAAATCAGGGAATCAGTATGCCTATAATCAAGTTTATTATGGCTGCGCAAAAGGAGTATTCAATTCCATTATCCGAATTGTTAATCACAGAGAGGAAGCTGAAGATATTTTACAAGAAACCTTTATAAGTGCCTTTAAAAATATCGAAAACTTCAGAAATGAATCTTCTCTTTTTGGTTGGATCAAAAAAATAGCGATCAATAAATCTTTAAACAGCCTGAAAAAAAAGCAATTACAATGGTCTGAAACTTCTATTGAAAACTTAAATATTGAGGAGGAAGAAGATGAATGGGACCATGTAAAACTTAGTGTAAATGAAATCGCCCAGCAATTAAACAACTTACCCAATGGCTATCGTTTAATTATATCCTTATATCTATTTGAAGGTTATAGTCATAAAGAAATAGCTCAAGAGCTTGGAATTAGTGAATCTACATCAAGAACTCAATATGTGAGAGGAAAAAAGAAATTAAGAGCACTCTTAAATACTGTTGCACTATGA
- the gldN gene encoding gliding motility protein GldN, giving the protein MRRSVWLLFIIVHYVGYSQCGGWSENNVLDGAYLQEHVPTKRVVQYASLRAADVIWSKRIWRTIDLREKLNHPLFYPLVPISDRMSLWDVIKCGALIEGGLTIYATKSELDDQFKYPVKAQNGNAQDPEFQKELESFFGSTEEVPVMDENDEFVYDENTGDQLFKTVVNEYTAKDIIRYEIKEDWFFDKQRSVMDVRIVGISPVVYFTNSETGDVMGKKNLFWLYYPECRYLFQNAWVYNSNNDAMRMSFDDLFTKRRFASYIHKESNVYDRFVDQPYDGIDALLEAERLKKQIFQIEHDLWNF; this is encoded by the coding sequence ATGCGTAGGTCTGTTTGGTTATTGTTTATAATAGTACATTATGTAGGCTATTCTCAATGTGGAGGTTGGTCTGAAAATAATGTTTTAGATGGAGCATACCTTCAAGAGCATGTTCCAACCAAAAGAGTTGTTCAATACGCTAGTTTGAGAGCGGCAGATGTTATTTGGTCTAAAAGAATATGGAGAACCATTGATTTAAGAGAAAAATTGAATCACCCCTTGTTTTATCCTTTAGTACCCATTTCCGATCGAATGTCTTTATGGGATGTTATCAAATGTGGAGCATTAATCGAAGGAGGTTTAACCATTTATGCAACTAAATCAGAATTAGATGATCAATTTAAATATCCTGTAAAAGCTCAAAATGGTAATGCACAAGACCCAGAATTTCAAAAAGAACTAGAAAGCTTTTTTGGTTCAACTGAAGAAGTTCCTGTAATGGATGAAAATGATGAGTTTGTTTACGATGAAAATACAGGAGATCAATTATTTAAAACGGTAGTAAATGAATACACAGCAAAGGATATTATCCGTTACGAAATTAAAGAAGATTGGTTTTTTGATAAGCAAAGATCGGTAATGGATGTGAGAATTGTAGGAATCTCTCCTGTGGTTTATTTTACTAATTCTGAGACAGGAGATGTTATGGGAAAAAAGAATTTATTCTGGTTATATTATCCTGAATGTCGTTATTTATTCCAAAATGCATGGGTGTACAATTCAAATAATGATGCGATGCGAATGTCATTCGATGATCTATTTACAAAAAGACGCTTTGCTTCATATATCCATAAGGAAAGCAATGTGTATGATCGATTTGTTGATCAACCATATGATGGAATAGATGCTTTGTTGGAAGCTGAGCGATTAAAAAAGCAAATATTTCAAATAGAACATGATTTATGGAACTTTTAA
- a CDS encoding TPMT family class I SAM-dependent methyltransferase, with protein sequence MKINLNAEYWNNRYIDKTHRWDIGYPAPAITNYFDQIEDKEIRILIPGCGSAYEGEYLFNKGFKNITLLDLAEETKKSFLNRVPEFKNFHVGGFFEYKGEFDYIIEQTFFCALNPSLRNDYVMKVKELLGEKGKLVGLMFHDELYKEHPPFGGYKEDYLKLFTPHFSSVEMEITQESIKERLGRELFIEIGH encoded by the coding sequence ATGAAAATAAATTTAAATGCAGAATATTGGAACAACAGATACATTGATAAAACCCATCGTTGGGATATTGGTTATCCTGCTCCAGCCATTACGAATTATTTTGATCAAATAGAAGATAAAGAAATACGAATACTTATTCCAGGTTGTGGAAGTGCTTATGAGGGGGAATACCTGTTCAATAAAGGATTTAAAAATATCACATTACTTGATTTAGCTGAGGAAACAAAAAAAAGTTTCTTAAATCGTGTTCCTGAATTTAAAAACTTTCATGTGGGAGGGTTTTTTGAATATAAAGGAGAATTTGATTACATCATCGAACAAACATTCTTTTGCGCTTTAAATCCAAGTTTAAGGAATGATTATGTGATGAAGGTGAAAGAGTTACTGGGTGAAAAAGGGAAATTAGTAGGTTTAATGTTTCACGATGAACTCTATAAGGAACATCCCCCTTTTGGAGGATATAAAGAAGATTATTTGAAGTTATTCACACCTCATTTTTCCTCAGTAGAAATGGAAATTACTCAAGAGTCGATCAAAGAAAGACTGGGAAGAGAGCTTTTTATAGAGATAGGGCATTAA
- the recA gene encoding recombinase RecA: MAKKADTLDNNKLKALQATLDRLDKSYGKGAVMRMGDRTTEEMEVISSGSITLNRALGVQGFPKGRIVEIYGPESSGKTTLAIHAIAEAQKQGGIAAIVDAEHAFDPYYAKALGVDVDNLLISQPDNGEQALEIADNLIRSGAIDILIVDSVAALTPKAEIEGEMGDSQMGLQARLMSKALRKLTASINKANTCCIFINQLREKIGVMFGNPETTTGGNALKFYASIRVDIRRSSQLKSGDQVIGNKTRVKVVKNKVAPPFQTAEFEIMYGKGISKVGEIIDLGVEFEIVKKSGSWYSYGDVKLGQGKDSVKELLEDNPELLEELEAKVVEALKEN, encoded by the coding sequence ATGGCAAAGAAAGCAGATACATTAGATAATAATAAATTAAAAGCATTACAGGCAACTTTAGATCGCTTAGATAAAAGTTATGGAAAAGGAGCTGTTATGCGTATGGGAGATCGTACTACAGAGGAAATGGAAGTTATTTCTAGTGGTTCAATAACATTAAATAGAGCTTTGGGGGTTCAAGGGTTTCCAAAAGGAAGAATCGTTGAAATTTATGGACCTGAGTCTTCAGGGAAAACAACATTAGCCATTCACGCCATTGCAGAAGCTCAGAAACAAGGGGGAATTGCAGCAATCGTTGATGCTGAACATGCGTTTGATCCATATTATGCAAAAGCATTAGGAGTAGACGTCGATAATTTGCTAATCTCTCAACCAGATAATGGAGAACAAGCATTAGAAATTGCAGATAACTTAATTCGTTCAGGAGCGATTGATATTTTAATTGTCGATTCAGTAGCAGCCCTAACTCCTAAAGCAGAAATTGAAGGAGAAATGGGGGACAGTCAGATGGGATTACAAGCTCGTTTGATGTCTAAAGCTTTAAGAAAGTTAACAGCTTCGATCAATAAAGCCAATACTTGCTGTATTTTTATCAATCAATTGAGAGAAAAAATAGGGGTAATGTTTGGTAACCCAGAAACAACAACTGGAGGAAACGCTTTAAAATTTTATGCTTCAATTCGTGTTGATATTAGACGTAGTAGCCAATTGAAAAGTGGAGATCAGGTAATAGGAAATAAAACGAGAGTAAAGGTTGTAAAAAACAAGGTTGCTCCGCCATTCCAAACCGCGGAATTTGAAATCATGTATGGGAAAGGAATTTCTAAAGTAGGAGAAATTATTGATTTAGGGGTAGAATTTGAAATTGTTAAGAAAAGTGGTTCTTGGTATAGCTATGGAGATGTTAAATTAGGGCAAGGAAAAGATTCTGTTAAAGAATTATTGGAAGATAACCCTGAATTGTTAGAGGAGTTAGAGGCTAAAGTTGTTGAGGCTTTAAAAGAAAATTAA
- a CDS encoding ATP-binding cassette domain-containing protein, producing the protein MISVNKLSLFLGGKELYKDVSFRITKVDKIGLSGKNGAGKSTMLKLLTGYHKPTEGSVAIAKDLKLCYLPQELFTDSVQPIIDEVKTANSEIQKITSRLEEINVELETRTDYESDSFLALLDELAELNDAFNMRGGNDVAEQSEVILKGLGFSEADLNRPMNEFSGGWQMRVELAKLLVQMPDVLLLDEPTNHLDIESIDWLENYLKRYPGAVLLISHDKQFLDNITNRTLEINSGKVYDYNCNYSTYLVRREEERALQLAAMKNQQKEIEHKQKLIDKYRAKANKAAFAQSLIKQIDKMEIIEVDETDASSLRFRFPEPSPSGKLVAEIEGASKSFSEKVIFERLTFNIAKGEKIALIGKNGVGKSTFIKMMVNQTNYEGAIKLGHNVKIGYFAQDEASKLDVDKTIFETIDDVATGEVRKRIREILGSFLFQGDDIDKKVKVLSGGEKTRLALCKLLLEPYNFLILDEPTNHLDIISKEVLKNALQEYTGTLLIVSHDRDFLDGLSDRLYYIKENNISIYFESVKDRLAKVAKENAEKGATKTKKIKKEKPVGDKDLKKINGQLNKTNSQIANVEKKINQLELKIEEKEKEISAFDFTANAENTLFDDLEGLKTKLNSEMSDWEELEEQKESLLSLLNEG; encoded by the coding sequence ATGATTTCAGTTAACAAATTATCACTCTTTTTAGGAGGAAAAGAATTATACAAAGATGTATCGTTTCGTATAACTAAAGTTGATAAAATTGGGCTATCCGGTAAAAACGGAGCTGGAAAGTCTACCATGTTAAAATTGTTGACGGGTTATCATAAACCAACTGAGGGTAGTGTAGCCATAGCAAAAGATCTCAAATTATGTTATTTACCTCAAGAGTTGTTTACCGATTCTGTTCAACCTATCATTGATGAAGTGAAGACGGCTAATTCCGAAATTCAGAAGATTACATCTAGACTGGAAGAAATTAATGTGGAATTAGAAACAAGAACAGATTATGAATCTGATTCTTTTCTCGCTCTTTTAGATGAATTAGCTGAATTAAATGATGCATTTAATATGCGAGGCGGAAATGATGTGGCTGAGCAATCAGAAGTGATTCTAAAAGGTTTGGGGTTTTCTGAAGCAGACTTAAATCGTCCGATGAATGAGTTTAGTGGTGGATGGCAAATGCGTGTAGAATTAGCAAAACTATTGGTACAAATGCCTGATGTATTACTATTGGATGAGCCAACGAATCACCTCGATATTGAATCAATAGATTGGCTAGAAAATTACCTGAAACGTTATCCTGGAGCTGTTTTATTGATTTCTCATGATAAACAATTCTTAGATAATATTACCAATCGTACACTTGAGATTAATAGTGGAAAAGTATATGACTATAATTGCAATTATTCTACCTATTTAGTAAGACGGGAGGAAGAAAGAGCATTGCAACTAGCTGCAATGAAAAACCAACAAAAAGAAATTGAACATAAGCAGAAATTGATTGATAAATATCGTGCTAAAGCTAATAAAGCTGCATTTGCTCAAAGTTTGATTAAACAAATTGACAAAATGGAAATCATAGAAGTAGATGAAACTGATGCATCTAGTTTAAGATTTAGATTTCCTGAACCCTCTCCATCTGGAAAATTGGTAGCAGAAATTGAAGGGGCTTCAAAATCATTTTCTGAAAAAGTAATATTTGAACGACTAACATTCAATATTGCTAAAGGAGAAAAAATTGCGCTTATTGGTAAAAATGGTGTAGGGAAGTCAACATTTATTAAAATGATGGTCAACCAAACTAATTATGAGGGGGCTATAAAGTTAGGGCATAATGTAAAGATTGGATATTTTGCCCAAGATGAAGCTAGCAAATTGGATGTTGATAAAACTATTTTTGAAACCATTGATGATGTAGCTACAGGTGAAGTCAGAAAAAGAATACGAGAGATACTGGGATCTTTCCTTTTCCAAGGAGATGATATAGACAAGAAAGTCAAAGTACTTTCTGGTGGTGAAAAAACTAGATTAGCGTTATGTAAACTATTGTTAGAGCCCTATAACTTTTTAATATTAGATGAGCCAACTAACCATTTAGATATTATCTCTAAAGAGGTATTAAAAAATGCATTGCAAGAATACACAGGAACGTTATTGATAGTCTCTCACGATAGGGATTTTCTAGATGGTTTAAGCGATCGTTTGTATTATATCAAAGAAAATAACATTAGTATTTATTTTGAATCAGTTAAAGACCGTTTAGCAAAAGTTGCTAAAGAAAATGCTGAAAAAGGAGCAACTAAAACAAAAAAAATAAAGAAAGAAAAGCCTGTTGGAGATAAAGATCTTAAAAAAATAAATGGGCAGCTCAATAAGACTAACTCTCAAATTGCAAATGTTGAGAAGAAAATAAATCAATTAGAATTAAAAATAGAAGAGAAGGAAAAAGAAATAAGCGCTTTTGATTTTACAGCGAATGCTGAGAACACTCTTTTTGATGACTTAGAGGGATTAAAAACTAAGCTTAATTCAGAAATGTCAGACTGGGAAGAATTAGAAGAGCAAAAGGAGTCTCTATTAAGTTTGTTGAATGAGGGGTGA